The following DNA comes from Amycolatopsis albispora.
GTTACTGTGGGCCGGTGCGCGGAATCAGGTGGCGGGTGAAGGGCCGGGATCGGGCCGCCCTCGAATCGTTGCGCCGCTACACCCGGTACAACGTGCTGTTCTCGATGATCGCGGTGGCCAGCGTGCTGCTGCTGAGCGAAGTCCGCGACCAGCCGAGCCCGCTGCGCCTGGCCGGTCTCGCCGCCGGACTGGTGCTGGTCGGGCTGGGGCACTGGCGGTGGACGGTGCGCTCGATCGACCGCCCGGCCGGCCGGATGCCGTGGTGGCAGGCCGTGGCGTTCACCGCCGTGGCCGGTGGGCTGCTGGTGGTCGCGTTCACCACCGTGGGCAACGGCGCGGTGTGGGCGCTGGCCGCCGGGCTGATCGGGCACGACCTGCTCGTCGGGCGCTTTCCCGAGGCAGGCTGGCGGTTCGCCGCCGGTTTCGCCGCGTTGATGGGCGTTGTGGTGACGGTGACCATGCTGGTCACCGGCGAGGACGCGGTGCTCCAGCAGGTCGTACTGGTGTTCTGGCTGACCCTGGTGATGACCGGCGCCGAGGTGGTGCTGCTCCGGCAGTGGACGCTCACCCTGGAACTGGAGAAGGCGCGCCTGGACGCGGCGGAACTGGCCACCACCAAGGAAAGGCTGCGGCTGGCCGAGGACCTGCACGACATCCTCGGGCACGCGCTCGAAGTGGTTTCGCTCAAGAGCGAGCTGGCCAGCAGGCTCAGCGAGGTCGATCCGGAGCGTTCGCGCGCCGAACTCACCGAGGTCCAGCGGCTGGCCAGGGGCGCGGTGCACGACGTGCGCGCGCTGGTGCAGGGCAGGCGGTCCACGGAACTGGCGATCGAGCTGGCCGGGGCACGCGGGCTGCTCGAATCGGCGGGCATCCGCTGGCAGTTCACCGGCGACCCGGCGCGGCTCGGCGCCGAGGCGAGCCAGCTGCTCGGCCGGGTGCTCCGCGAGGCGGTGACCAATCTGCTGCGGCACGCCGACGCCACGCATTGCCTGGTACGCCTGGAAATCCGCCGTGACCGGGCGGTGCTGCACGTGCGCAACGACGGTGTCGCGCCGATGCGCGAGGACGGCCGGGAGGGCTCAGGGCTGCGCGGGCTGACCCGGCGCATCACCGAAGCGGGCGGCGAGTTCAGCGCCGAAGCCCACGGCAATGCCTTCGAAGTGCGGGCGGAGGTGCCGCGATGATCCGCGTTGTGCTGGCCGACGACGAGCAGCTGACCCGGCAGGCCATCGAAGCGCTGCTCAACCTGGAACCCGACCTGACCGTGGTCGCCGGGGTGGCCGACGGGGCCGCGGCCCTGGCTGCGGTCGCCGAGCACCGGCCGGACGTGCTCGTGGTGGACCACGAGATGCCGGGGCTCGACGGTCTCGCCGTGCTCGACCGGATCGCCGCCGGGCATCCGGAGGTCCGCTCGGTGATGCTCACCCGGCACGCCAGGCCGGGCGTGCTGCGGCAGGCGCTTTCCTCCGGTGCCAAGGGTTTCCTGGCGAAGACCGCACCGGCTTCGCTGCTCGCCGACGTGATCCGGCGAGTCCACTCCGGACTCCGGTACGTCGATCCGGAGTTCGCCGCCGAAGCGATCGCCGAGGTCGACTGCCCGCTGACCGAGCGCGAGCTGGACGTGCTGCGCCTGGTCGACGACACCACCACGGCCACGGAGATCGCGCGGGTGATGCACCTGTCGGCGGGCACCGTGCGCAACTACACGTCGTCGGCGATGACGAAGCTGGGCGCACGCAGCCGCGGGCAAGCCGCGAGGATCGCCCGCGACCACGGCTGGATCTAGGGCCGCTACACCGACTTCCGCGAAACCGGGAAGTCGAAGTAGGTGTCCGGGTACGGCTCGTCGTTGAGCGTGAAGTGCCACCATTCCTCGGGCAGGTTGCGGAAACCGGCGTCGGCCATCGCGGTCACCAGCAGGTCGCGGTGTTCCCGCGCCTCGCCGGTGATCAGCGGGTTCGCCGTGTGCGAGAGCGTGTCGAAGCAGTCGAAGCCGGTGCCCATGTCCGCCGAGTTGTCGGGGAAGCGCTCACCCGCCGGCGCCGTGCACGGCACGAGCGGCTCGCCGGGCACGTACGGGCGCTGCGGTCGCGGCGGCAGCTTCACGATGGTCAGGTCGACCGTGCTTCCCCGGCTGTGGCCCGACTTCTCCGCGATGTAGCCGTCGGCGAACAGCCGGTCCTTGGCCACGTTGGGGTAGAACTCGGCCTTCATCTTCTCGTCGTCGAGGTCCTTGGCCCAGCGCACGAAGTGGTCGACCGCGCGCTGCGGGCGGAAGCAGTCGTAGACCTTCAGCGTGTACCCGTGGCGGAGCACCTGCCACTGCACGCGCCGCAGGGCTTCGGCGGCCGGGCGGGTGAGGATGCACAGCGGTTCGCGGTAACCGTCGACCGGGGTGCCGACGAAGTTGTGCGGGCCGTAGTAGCGGATGTCGTGCTGGATGGTCGGTGCGAAGTCCTTCAGCACCACGAACGGGCGGGTGTGCCCGGCCGAAGCCGGGGCGGCGAAGGCGGCGCCGGACAGCAGAACGGCCGCGGCGGCGGTGAGCACCTTGCGGAGGATGTGCGACATCCGACCTTCGTAACAGCGAGCGGGCGGAAGAGTTCCCGGGAATTCGTAACAAAAAGATAACGGGCTCGGGAGTGGTTGACGGGGTGTGCTCACGCCCGGTGAACACCCGGCGAATGGCCCAGTCCGGACTCTGGGAAAGAATC
Coding sequences within:
- a CDS encoding sensor histidine kinase produces the protein MRGIRWRVKGRDRAALESLRRYTRYNVLFSMIAVASVLLLSEVRDQPSPLRLAGLAAGLVLVGLGHWRWTVRSIDRPAGRMPWWQAVAFTAVAGGLLVVAFTTVGNGAVWALAAGLIGHDLLVGRFPEAGWRFAAGFAALMGVVVTVTMLVTGEDAVLQQVVLVFWLTLVMTGAEVVLLRQWTLTLELEKARLDAAELATTKERLRLAEDLHDILGHALEVVSLKSELASRLSEVDPERSRAELTEVQRLARGAVHDVRALVQGRRSTELAIELAGARGLLESAGIRWQFTGDPARLGAEASQLLGRVLREAVTNLLRHADATHCLVRLEIRRDRAVLHVRNDGVAPMREDGREGSGLRGLTRRITEAGGEFSAEAHGNAFEVRAEVPR
- a CDS encoding response regulator transcription factor; this encodes MIRVVLADDEQLTRQAIEALLNLEPDLTVVAGVADGAAALAAVAEHRPDVLVVDHEMPGLDGLAVLDRIAAGHPEVRSVMLTRHARPGVLRQALSSGAKGFLAKTAPASLLADVIRRVHSGLRYVDPEFAAEAIAEVDCPLTERELDVLRLVDDTTTATEIARVMHLSAGTVRNYTSSAMTKLGARSRGQAARIARDHGWI
- a CDS encoding M15 family metallopeptidase; this encodes MSHILRKVLTAAAAVLLSGAAFAAPASAGHTRPFVVLKDFAPTIQHDIRYYGPHNFVGTPVDGYREPLCILTRPAAEALRRVQWQVLRHGYTLKVYDCFRPQRAVDHFVRWAKDLDDEKMKAEFYPNVAKDRLFADGYIAEKSGHSRGSTVDLTIVKLPPRPQRPYVPGEPLVPCTAPAGERFPDNSADMGTGFDCFDTLSHTANPLITGEAREHRDLLVTAMADAGFRNLPEEWWHFTLNDEPYPDTYFDFPVSRKSV